The genomic window GGCGTTCGCCGCCGGGATCGCCGCCGGGGCCTTGTCGGTCGATGCGCTGAAGGGGTCCGACGCCCCCTTCGATCATCGCATCCACGCCCTGCGCGGTCAGCCCGGCCAGATCGCCGTCGCCGCCCGCCTGCGCGAGCTGATGGCCGGCTCCGCCATTCGCGACAGTCACCGCGACGACTGCACCAAGGTCCAGGACCCCTACTCCCTGCGCTGCCAGCCCCAGGTCATGGGCGCGGTCCTCGATGTGCTGACCAGCGCCGCCGCCACGCTGGCGCGCGAAGCGAACGCCGTCACCGACAATCCGCTGGTCTTCATCGAGGATGGCGACGTCATTTCGGGCGGCAACTTCCACGCCGAACCCGTTGCGTTCGCTGCCGATCAGATCGCCATGGCGCTCTGCGAGATCGGCAATATCTCCGAACGCCGCACCTCGATCCTGGTCGATCCCAAGATGAGCGAACTGCCGGCCTTCCTGGTCAAGGAAAGCGGCCTGAACTCCGGCTTCATGATCGCCCAGGTGACGGCGGCCGCCCTGATCGCCGAGAACCGCATGGTCGCTCATCCATGCAGCGTCGACACCGTGCCGACCAGCGCCAATCAGGAAGATCACGTCAGCATGGCCACCCACGGCGCGCGTCGCCTGCTGGACATGGCCGAGAATACGGCGACGGTGGTCGGCATTGAACTGCTGGCGGCGGCGCAGGGGCTGGAGTTCCATCGACCGCTCACCAGTTCGCCGGCGCTGGAACAGGTCTTCGCCATCGTCCGAGAAGCCGCCGCCCCCTATGCCAGCGACCACTATTTCGCCCCGGACATCGCCCGCGCGACCGACGCCGTGCGCGCGGGTCGTTACCGAACCTTCGCGGCCGACCTGCTGCCCTCGGCTTGATCCGCCTCAGCCGCCGAGAACACCCAGGTGTTCCAATAGGATGGCCGTGCCCAGACCGATCAGGGCCACGCCGCCGATGATCTCTGCGGTCTTGCCGAAGCGCGTGCCCACGGCCTTGCCTATCAACATGCCGATGGTGGTCAACACGAAGGTGGTGAAGCCGATCGAGGCGGCGATCACCCAGATATTCGCTCCGATGAAGGCGAGGCCGACGCCCACGGCCGCAGCGTCGATGCTGGTGCCGACCGCCGTCGCGATCAGCGCCCAAGGGCCGGATCGGCGCGGCGCCTCATCCTCGTCCGCGCCCCGCGGCTGAACGCCCTCCCAGATCATCTTGCCGCCGACGATCAGCAGCAGGGTGAAGGCGATCCAGTGATCCACCTTTTCGACCAGGCCGGCGGCGATGATGCCCAATCCCCAGCCGATCAGGGGCGTGATCGCCTCGATGACGCCGAAGACCAGGCCGGCTTTGACGGCGTCCTTGACGGCAGGTCGATGCGACGCCCCGCGTCCGACGGCGGCCGCAAAAGCGTCAGTGGACATGCTGAGCGAGAGAATGGCGATGGCGCCTGGGGTCATGGGACAGCACTCGACCGGACGCGTGACAGCGGTCCTGCACCGGCCGGTCGCGGCGTCAGGACACGCTGGTCTCGCTAGGCGGTGGTTCCGCTGATCGCGCCACGCGCCGAAGCGCGAGTATGTTGACGCGATCCCGACGACGAACGCCGGAAGCTACTCCCCAACAGGAGGCGGCTCTCTACACGCGGCGTCCCGCGCTTGGCAACCGTGCAGCTCGATCCAGGGCGACGAAGGCGCGCGCCTGGCGCCTACTTCGGATTCATGATCATCGGCGGATTTTCAGGCGACGGAGTGTTCGCGCTGGCAGGCTGACGCGCGACCGTCAGGGCATAGGCGCCCATCTGATTGGGCCCATAGGCGCGGGCGCGCACGACATACCAGCCGTCGTCCGGCGCGGTCCAATCCAGCTTCGCGTGCGCGTCGGACAGGCTGTCGTCATCGGTGGCCAGGCTGGTGAAATCGCCGTCCTCGTCTTCCTTGCCCAGATCGATGAAGGAATCGAAAGCGTTCGACACCATCGTCAGACGCAGCTTCTCGTCCCTCTTGGCCTGGAAGCGATAGGCGTCGAAAAACGCGCCTTCGTCGCTCATGGCGGCGCTGTTGGATAGGGTTCCGCGCACGGTCGAACCGACCAGCAGACTGCCGGGCTTGGGCTCCGGCCCGCGATCCAGCAGTTCCAGCGAATAGAGGCCCTTGCTTTCCGCATCCAGCGGCATGGCGCGGACCACATAGTTCCCGTCCGACGGCAGGGTGAAGTTCAGCCGCGAATCCGTGCCCTCGGCCAGGCCGTCGTCATCGCTGGCCAGGGCCTCGAACTCACCGTCGGCCTTGCCGATCTCCAAATAGGCGTCGAAATCGCCGGACCGCAGGATCGCCTGGACGCGCTGCCCCTCGGTTCCGGAAATGACGTAGGCGTCATAGTGTTTCCCGTCGTCCGCCTGGGGGTCGTCATCCGCGATCTCGCCCTCGACCTTTTGCCCGAGGCTCGCCGTGGTCGGCGGCGGCGGCGGCGCGGTTTCGGTCAGCTTCAGCGTATAGTCGCCCTCGGCCTCGTCGCTGAACCCCCGCGCCTCGATGATGTAGTCGCCATCGGCGTCCAGGGTGCGCGCGATGCGGGCGTCGGTGCCCGATCCGGCGCCGTCATCATCCTCCGCCAGGACAGTATCGTCCGATGCACGGCGGAGCGTCAGATAGGCGTCGAAGTCGCTCGACTTCATCTCGATGGCCACGCGCTGGCCGTTTGTCCCTGTGAAGCGATAGGTTTCCGCGCGCTGGCCGCCGTCGTTCGTGGCGCTGTCCGAGCCCAGTTCACCCTTGATCTCGTCACCGATCGCGATCGGCTTTGACGGCGGCGCGGGCGGCGCCTCGGCCAGGCCCAGTTCGTAGCGACCCAGCCCGTCTTCCAGCGACGTAGCCCGGATCACATATTCGCCTGCGGTCGGCGCCGTGAAGGTCAGCCGCGAATTCAGCCCACCGCCGGGCGCATCGTCGTTGGAACTGATCTCGACGAAATCGGGACCGTTCATCCGCCCCACCCGCACCAGGGGATCGAAGGCCTCGGAGTCCAGCGTCACCACAAACCGATCGCCGGCGTTGGCGCGGAAGGCGTAGGCGTCATAGCGGCCGCCGTCGTCTTGCTCAGGATCGCGGGCCGTCAGTTCGCCGCTCTGGCTCGCCCCAACGCGAATGCCGCTGGGTCGCGGCGCACGCGGGGGCGCCGGGCGTTCCTGCAACGACAGCTGATAGTCGCCGCCGTCCAGTCCGCTCAGCGTCCGGGCTCTCAGAACATAGGTCCCCGCCTTCTCCGGCGTGAAGCGCAGCCGCGCATTGGTGCCGTCCCCCAATCCGTCGTCATCGGACGCCAGCGGCTCGCCCGCTGCGCCGTCGGCATAGACTTCCAGATAGGCGTCGAAAGCGTCCGATCTCAGCGTGGCTTCTAGCCGCTGCCCCGCCCGCGCCTCGAAGCGATAGTCGTCATAGCGATATTCGTCCGCCGAAGCCTTGGCGTCGCCATCCGTCAGGGCGCCGTTCACATTGGCGCCGATGCGCAGAGACTGCGCGTCCTGGGCCACGGCCGGCGCGACCGCCCACAACAGGGCCAGGGTGCTGACAGCGGCGACGAGCGACGGACGGTTCATGAATTCCTCCAGCATAGGCTGCGGATCATAGACGCCGAACCGTGACGGCTGTAAATCGCCGCCATCCTGATTTCCCGCCAGACGGAGCTGCCATGTCGGCCCAATCCACGCCTGCGACCCTGATCGACGGCAAGGCCTATTCGGCCGCCCTGGTGGAACGCGTCGGCGCGGCCGTCGCCGGGCTGGAGGCCGCGCACGGCGTCAAACCCGGTCTGGCCGTCGTCATCGTCGGTGAGGATCCGGCCAGCCAGATTTACGTCCGCAACAAGGGCGAGACGACGCTGCGAGCCGGCATGCGCTCCGACACTCACCGCCTGGCCGAATCGACCGGCCAGGACGAGCTGCTGGCCCTGATCGCTCAGCTGAATGCGGATGCGGGCATCCACGGCATCCTGGTCCAACTGCCCCTGCCCGCCCACATCGACGCGACGGTGGTTCTGGACGCCATTTCGCCGGATAAAGACGTGGACGGCTTCCACGTCGTGAACGCGGGTCGTCTGGCCGTCGGCCTGCCGGGTCTGGTCCCCTGCACGCCCCTGGGCTGTCTGATGCTGCTGAAGGATCAGTTCGGCGATCTGTCGGGCCTGAACGCCGTCATCGTCGGCCGTTCCAACATCGTCGGCAAACCGATGGCGCAACTGCTGCTGGCCGAAAGCTGCACGGTCACCATCGCGCACTCGCGCACGCGGGATTTGCCCGACGTCTGCCGCCGCGCCGACATTCTGGTCGCCGCCGTCGGTCGGCCCGAGATGATCAAGGGCGACTGGATCAAGACGGGCGCTACCGTCATCGACGTCGGCATCAACCGCGTCCCCTCGGCCGATCCCGTCAAGGCCGCCGAGGGCAAGACCCGCGTCGTCGGCGACGTGGCCTTCAAGGAAGCGGTCGAGGTCGCCGGCCGCATCACGCCGGTGCCGGGCGGCGTCGGGCCCATGACCATCGCCTGTCTGCTGGCCAACACCTATTCGGCCGCCTGCCGCCTCAACAATATCCAACCGGAGCCATTGGACGCTTGATGCATTCATTGGGCCGGTGAATAGTCCCGCTCCACGGCGCTATCGCCGAACGGGAGATGTCATGGTCCGCCTCAATGCCCGCGCCGTCGCTCTGACCGGCGCTCTGATGATCGTCCCAGCCGTGGCGGGCTGCGGCTACAACACCATTCCAACCAAGCAGGAACGCGCGGAGGCCGCCTGGGCGGATGTGCAGAGCCAGTATCAGCGCCGCGCCGACCTGATTCCCAATCTGGTCGCGACGGTTCAAGGCGCCGCGATCCAGGAACGCACCACCCTGACCGACGTGATCAACGCCCGCGCCCGCGCCACCTCGGTCAACGTCTCGGCCGACGACCTCGATAATCCGCAGGCCTTCCAGCAGTATCAGGAAGCCCAGGGCCAACTGTCCGGCGCCCTGTCGCGCTTGCTGGTGACGGTCGAGGCCTATCCGCAACTTCAGGCCAACCAGAACTTCCTGACCCTGCAGTCCCAGCTGGAAGGCACCGAGAACCGCATCCAGATCGCGCGCCGCGACTACAACGAGGCCGTTCGCGACTACAACACGACGCTGCGCACCTTCCCGCAGGTGATCTGGGCCAAGACCCTGCATGGCGGGTCGCAGCCGATGCAGTTGTTCACCGCCACCGCCGCCGCCCAGTCGGCGCCCCAGGTCAACTTCAACCTGAACGCCCCGCCCGCCAACGCCTCGGCGCCCGGCGGCGGCGCACCGGCCGTAACGCCGGGCGCGACCCCGCCCGCCCAGTGACGAGCCTTCAAGCGGCGACGCGGCGGTCAACGGGCGTCGCCGCCCTCCTCTTCGGCCTGTTCATCGCGCTGTTGCTCGTCCTTCCGGCGGCGGCGCAGAGCAAGATCGACTTCCCGCCGCTGACCGGCCGCGTGGTCGATCAGGCCAATCTGCTCGATCCAGCGACGGAACAGGCGCTGACAGAGAAGCTGGCGGCGCTGGAAGCCAGTTCGACCGACCAGTTGGTCGTCGTGACGGTCAACAGCCTTCAGGATCAGGAGATCGAGGACTACGGCTATCAGCTGGGTCGCGCCTGGGGCATCGGTCAGAAGGAGAATGACAACGGCGCCCTGCTGATCGTCGCGCCGAACGAACGCAAGGTGCGTATTGAGGTCGGCTATGGGCTGGAGCCCATCCTGACCGACGCCTTCTCGTCTCAGGTCATCCGCAACGACATCCTGCCGTCCTTCCGCGACGGCGACTACCAGGCCGGCGTGATCAAGGGCATGGATGTCCTCATAGCTCAGTTGTCGCTCGATCCGGCAGAGGCGCAAGCGCGCGCCCAGACCGCCGCAGCCGAGCAAGCCGACACCGGTGGCGGATCCGTCATCCCGCTGGTCGTCATCGCCGGGCTTTTCCTGTTCATCTTCTTGATCGCCATGCGGTCCGGGCGCGGACGACGCAGCAATGTCAGCTCGGTCCTGCTGTGGGCGGCGTCCGAGGCGCTGCGGAACTCCGGCAGAGGCGGCGGCGGTTGGGGCGGCGGCGGCGGATTTGGCGGTGGTGGAGGGTTCGGCGGCGGCGGCGGCAGCTTCGGCGGCGGCGGGGCCTCGGGGGGATGGTGATGCAGATCACGGACAACGACCGCACCCGCATCGCCGATGCCATAGCGGCCGCCGAGCGTCAGACGTCGGGTGAAATCTTCTGCGTCGTCGCGCGTCGTGTCTCGACCTATGTGGACGTCAGCCTGGCTTGGGCCGCGGCGATGGCGCTTGTGGCCCCGATCGTCTTCGTTCCGTTCGTGCTGGATCTTCGCTGGCCCAGCGACGGCTGGGAGGCGGCGCACCAGGCCGCGCAGGACGCCACGACGGCGCAGGCCCTGGGCCTCTACGCCCTGTCGCAGGCCGTCGTTTTCGTCGGCGTCTTTCTGATGACCCGGATCCCGGCCATGCGCCGTCTCGTGACCCCGGCCGGCGTCAGGCGCGGCCGTGTCAGGGAGGCCGCCTTGCAGCAGTTCCTGGCGCACGGCGTCCATGTCACGCAGGAGCGTACGGGCGTCCTGATCTTTGCGGCCCTTGACGAACATCAGGTCGAACTGATCGCCGACGAAAGCATCTACGCCAAGGTCGATGAGGACGCCTGGGCCCAGGCCGTCGCGGCACTGACCCGCGAACTGCGCGCCGACCGCCCCGTCGATGGCTTTGCTGCCGCCATCGGTCTGTGCGGCGAGGTTCTGGCCCGCCACTTTCCGCCGCGCGCCGACAACCCCAATGAGTTGCCCGATCATCTGATCCTGCTCTGATCGTCGCATCGGGGTCGCATTCGCGCGCCAGAAGGCCTAGCCCACGGTCATCGTTCAAACAGCCGCCAGCTCATGCCTCGCCTTCTCACCTATAATGTTCACCGCTGCGTCGGCACGGATCGTCGCCTGGACGTCGACCGGATCGTCGCCGTCATCGCCGAGTTCGAGCCGGACATCGTCTGCCTGCAGGAACTGGATGTGGGCCGCGCACGCACGGGCGGGGTTGATCAGGCCGAGGCGATCGCCGACGGTCTGGCCATGACCTCTCGCTTTCACCCGGCGATGCGGGTCGAGGCCGAACAGTACGGCGACGCCATTCTGACCTCTCACCCCGAACGGCTCGTCCGCGCCGACGCCTTGCCGACCGTCACCGGCATTCCGGGATTGGAACCGCGCGGCGCGATCTGGTCGGAAATCGAGATCGACGGGACAGCCGTCAACGTCATGAACACCCACCTGGGTCTGGTCCCGCGCGAGCAGCGGCTTCAGGCCGCCGCGCTGGCTGGATCCGGCTGGGTCGGCGGATGCAGGGGCCCGACCCTGCTGGCCGGCGACTTCAACGCCACTTCGATCACCCGCCCCTATCAGACCCTGTGCCGCAGCCTGCAGGACTGCCAGCGTCAGTTGGGCCAGAAACCCAGTGTGAAGACCTTCCCTTCGGCCTTCCCCGCCATCCGCATCGACCACTGTTTCGTCAGCCCGCATATCCGCATCCGCGCGGTACGATCCGCCTTCTCGCCCCTGGCCCGCGTCGCCTCGGACCACCTGCCGCTGATCGTCGATTTCGAGGTCGTTCAACCCGGCGCGTGACCGCCCTCGGACGCTGGTCGCGTGCGTTGCGAACGGTTCAGACGCTTCCAAGGCCGCCAGGCATCGCTGGACGACGTCGGGTCGCCCAGCTGCCATTCGGCGAACATCCGCTGGATACGCGTCGGCGGCTCCGAGCCCAGCGGCTTCAGCCGATCGGCTTCGAAGTTGCAGATCGCCTGCCCCACCGAGCCGAAGACGCCCTCGACCGCCGCATAGTCTTCCGTCGCAACGCCCAGCCAGTGAGCGATCGTCCGGTGACGGTGCGCCGTGATGAAGGCTCGACCGGCCGCATCGACAGGCTCGGCGGCGATGTCGCATTCTGTATCCAGGCCCATCGACCGGTTGTTGAGATTTGTGGACCCGATCCTCAGCAGCCGATCATCGATGATCGTCACCTTGGCGTGGACGATGATCCGGTCGCCGTCGGCGGTCAGCGGGGCGAAGGCGAAGAAGCGGTTGTATTTGTCCGCCTGCTCCAGCCGGTGCAGCACCTCGGCCCGGGCCGTGTCCATAGTCATGCTGTCGAACCAACTCGGGCTCTTGGCGGTCGAGATGACGATGACCTGCGGTCCATCCACTTCGGCCAGTCGTTCGGCCAATGCGGCGGCGATGACCGGCGAGGTGAAATACTGGTTTTCGATATAGATCAGCCGCTTGGCGCGCCGGATTGATTCCAGGTGCAAGGCTTCGCTCTCGCGCACCTCCTGCCGCCCCGACCATTTCGGCTCTGTGCGGGCGATGCCGACGGGCACGTCGGTCATCTGCACCGGCACGCCGTCGGGCCAGGGATCGTCCTCGACCTCGTCCGGGATAGTGCGCTCCCACGTCGCCTTGAACCAGCGTTCGCGCGCCAGATAGCCCAGCGCACGCGCCGCAGGGCCGTCCATCACGCTCATCACCTCATGACGCGCCTTGCAGATCAGGCCGCTGGGCAGGGCGCGGCGCGGGTCGCCGTCCAGATGTTCGTCGGAATCCCAGCGATCGGTCGAGATATCGCCGCCGCCGCAGAAGGCCACCTTGTCGTCGATGACCACCACCTTCTGGTGATGACAGGCGCCGATAGGACCGGGGGAATCAAGCCGGAACTCCACCATCCGCTTACGGAACCAGCGTTGCGCCTTGTGCGGATAGAAGCCCTGCGAAGCCGCGATCAGCAGCGGCGATTTCCAGATGAGCAGCCGCACATCCAGGTCCGGCTTCCTCTTGACCAGCATCCGCAGCTGGCGACCGATCTCGGCCGACTTGTCGCCGGGCCGCGTCTCCGGGTCCAGATGGGTGCGCGGATCGAATTGCCATCCCAGCAGCACGATGGAGCGTTGCGCCTTGTGGATCGCAGACGACAGGGCGTCGAAATAGGCTTCGTTTTCCATCAGCACGGAAAAGCGGTGCGCGACGGCGGCCGTCCACAGGCCGGGCCCCGGCTCCAGCAGACTGCCTTCGTAAGTGTCGCTGCCGTTGGTCATGCGACCAATCTGTCTGATTCGCGTGACATGGTGTCGAAGCGCCTGCATCCTCCGTTTCACGCGCGTGTCGTTCGGTCAATCTTTCAGGGCGGGATTGTGACGTTCGCCGATTTGGCGCATAAGGAGCGTAGCCATACAGGCAGCGAGGGAGGGTAGAATGCAGGCGCTTGTCGAACTGATCGCTGGATTCATCGCCCTGCTGGCCGCCGCCGTCCTGACGCAGTTCGGCGTCGATACCCACAACCCCAACCACGGTGACCGCGAAGTGCGCCGGGTGGTGGAGTGTCGTGACACCGGCTCCAACGCCACGCTGCTTTCAGAATCCAAGCGCGACTGCTGACCGCGGCGTCAGATCTGACGCCGCAAGCCACAGTTCATCGACAGGTTGCGGACTTGAGTCGGTTTCGTCCGCACCAATCATGCTCTAGGGTCTGCATGGCGCTGTCGGACGCCCGCGCAGAGATCGAGTTGTTGAGCTTATGAAGTCTCCCAAACGGCCGCCGCTGAAGCTGACCGATGACCAAGTCGTTGCGCCCATAGAGCTCTCGACGACGGACGAAACGCCGCCCGACGAGGCGACGTCTGAATTCGAACCGATCCCCGAACCTGATTTCGAAATCGTGCAGCCGAAGTTTGAGGCGCCGATGTCGGAGCGCCGCCGCCGTCGCCTGCTGGAAGAGCAGCGGCTGGCCGAGGAACGCGCTCTGAGCGCAGAACGCAACACTGCCGAGGGCGATAAGAAACCGACGCCCGACGCACCGATTGAGATGGCCGTTACCGCAGGTCAGCCGCCTGCGCCGTTCGAGCTGTCCAAACCGCCGGCTGTGAAAACCGTTCAAGCCAAGGCCCAGGGCGAGCCGTCAGGGCGCCATGCCTATGTGATTGCGGGTATCGCCTCCGCGCTTTGGATCGGCGGCGTCGCGTCATGGGCGGCTTACGAGTTCGGCGCGGGCGGCGCCGAACTGGATCCGCTGCGGATCGCCATCTACGCCCTGATCGCCCTGGCCCCTGCGGGTCTGGCCATCATGCTGGCCCATGCCGTCCGACAGGGCGCCGGTCTGGCCGCAGAAACCCGTCGCGCCCGGCAACTGGCCGAGGCCCTGGTCGCCCCGACCGCCCTGG from Brevundimonas fontaquae includes these protein-coding regions:
- the hutH gene encoding histidine ammonia-lyase, which codes for MTAITLGQSPLTLAQLRAVLEGPATVSLTPVAWADVDKGAATIAAIVAEGRTVYGVNTGFGLLANTSIAPEDLETLQRNLVLSHACGVGPLLPDSVTRLLMVLKIASLSRGASGVRRETLEALIALVNADILPCIPSKGSVGASGDLAPLAHMSCVLIGVGEARLNGEMLEAEAALAKVGLTPLTLGPKEGLALLNGTQCSTALALAGLFAAEAAFAAGIAAGALSVDALKGSDAPFDHRIHALRGQPGQIAVAARLRELMAGSAIRDSHRDDCTKVQDPYSLRCQPQVMGAVLDVLTSAAATLAREANAVTDNPLVFIEDGDVISGGNFHAEPVAFAADQIAMALCEIGNISERRTSILVDPKMSELPAFLVKESGLNSGFMIAQVTAAALIAENRMVAHPCSVDTVPTSANQEDHVSMATHGARRLLDMAENTATVVGIELLAAAQGLEFHRPLTSSPALEQVFAIVREAAAPYASDHYFAPDIARATDAVRAGRYRTFAADLLPSA
- a CDS encoding manganese efflux pump MntP, with product MTPGAIAILSLSMSTDAFAAAVGRGASHRPAVKDAVKAGLVFGVIEAITPLIGWGLGIIAAGLVEKVDHWIAFTLLLIVGGKMIWEGVQPRGADEDEAPRRSGPWALIATAVGTSIDAAAVGVGLAFIGANIWVIAASIGFTTFVLTTIGMLIGKAVGTRFGKTAEIIGGVALIGLGTAILLEHLGVLGG
- a CDS encoding PPC domain-containing protein — encoded protein: MNRPSLVAAVSTLALLWAVAPAVAQDAQSLRIGANVNGALTDGDAKASADEYRYDDYRFEARAGQRLEATLRSDAFDAYLEVYADGAAGEPLASDDDGLGDGTNARLRFTPEKAGTYVLRARTLSGLDGGDYQLSLQERPAPPRAPRPSGIRVGASQSGELTARDPEQDDGGRYDAYAFRANAGDRFVVTLDSEAFDPLVRVGRMNGPDFVEISSNDDAPGGGLNSRLTFTAPTAGEYVIRATSLEDGLGRYELGLAEAPPAPPSKPIAIGDEIKGELGSDSATNDGGQRAETYRFTGTNGQRVAIEMKSSDFDAYLTLRRASDDTVLAEDDDGAGSGTDARIARTLDADGDYIIEARGFSDEAEGDYTLKLTETAPPPPPTTASLGQKVEGEIADDDPQADDGKHYDAYVISGTEGQRVQAILRSGDFDAYLEIGKADGEFEALASDDDGLAEGTDSRLNFTLPSDGNYVVRAMPLDAESKGLYSLELLDRGPEPKPGSLLVGSTVRGTLSNSAAMSDEGAFFDAYRFQAKRDEKLRLTMVSNAFDSFIDLGKEDEDGDFTSLATDDDSLSDAHAKLDWTAPDDGWYVVRARAYGPNQMGAYALTVARQPASANTPSPENPPMIMNPK
- a CDS encoding bifunctional methylenetetrahydrofolate dehydrogenase/methenyltetrahydrofolate cyclohydrolase, with the protein product MSAQSTPATLIDGKAYSAALVERVGAAVAGLEAAHGVKPGLAVVIVGEDPASQIYVRNKGETTLRAGMRSDTHRLAESTGQDELLALIAQLNADAGIHGILVQLPLPAHIDATVVLDAISPDKDVDGFHVVNAGRLAVGLPGLVPCTPLGCLMLLKDQFGDLSGLNAVIVGRSNIVGKPMAQLLLAESCTVTIAHSRTRDLPDVCRRADILVAAVGRPEMIKGDWIKTGATVIDVGINRVPSADPVKAAEGKTRVVGDVAFKEAVEVAGRITPVPGGVGPMTIACLLANTYSAACRLNNIQPEPLDA
- a CDS encoding LemA family protein, with product MVRLNARAVALTGALMIVPAVAGCGYNTIPTKQERAEAAWADVQSQYQRRADLIPNLVATVQGAAIQERTTLTDVINARARATSVNVSADDLDNPQAFQQYQEAQGQLSGALSRLLVTVEAYPQLQANQNFLTLQSQLEGTENRIQIARRDYNEAVRDYNTTLRTFPQVIWAKTLHGGSQPMQLFTATAAAQSAPQVNFNLNAPPANASAPGGGAPAVTPGATPPAQ
- a CDS encoding TPM domain-containing protein — protein: MTSLQAATRRSTGVAALLFGLFIALLLVLPAAAQSKIDFPPLTGRVVDQANLLDPATEQALTEKLAALEASSTDQLVVVTVNSLQDQEIEDYGYQLGRAWGIGQKENDNGALLIVAPNERKVRIEVGYGLEPILTDAFSSQVIRNDILPSFRDGDYQAGVIKGMDVLIAQLSLDPAEAQARAQTAAAEQADTGGGSVIPLVVIAGLFLFIFLIAMRSGRGRRSNVSSVLLWAASEALRNSGRGGGGWGGGGGFGGGGGFGGGGGSFGGGGASGGW
- a CDS encoding TPM domain-containing protein gives rise to the protein MQITDNDRTRIADAIAAAERQTSGEIFCVVARRVSTYVDVSLAWAAAMALVAPIVFVPFVLDLRWPSDGWEAAHQAAQDATTAQALGLYALSQAVVFVGVFLMTRIPAMRRLVTPAGVRRGRVREAALQQFLAHGVHVTQERTGVLIFAALDEHQVELIADESIYAKVDEDAWAQAVAALTRELRADRPVDGFAAAIGLCGEVLARHFPPRADNPNELPDHLILL
- a CDS encoding endonuclease/exonuclease/phosphatase family protein — encoded protein: MPRLLTYNVHRCVGTDRRLDVDRIVAVIAEFEPDIVCLQELDVGRARTGGVDQAEAIADGLAMTSRFHPAMRVEAEQYGDAILTSHPERLVRADALPTVTGIPGLEPRGAIWSEIEIDGTAVNVMNTHLGLVPREQRLQAAALAGSGWVGGCRGPTLLAGDFNATSITRPYQTLCRSLQDCQRQLGQKPSVKTFPSAFPAIRIDHCFVSPHIRIRAVRSAFSPLARVASDHLPLIVDFEVVQPGA
- a CDS encoding phospholipase D-like domain-containing protein, with amino-acid sequence MTNGSDTYEGSLLEPGPGLWTAAVAHRFSVLMENEAYFDALSSAIHKAQRSIVLLGWQFDPRTHLDPETRPGDKSAEIGRQLRMLVKRKPDLDVRLLIWKSPLLIAASQGFYPHKAQRWFRKRMVEFRLDSPGPIGACHHQKVVVIDDKVAFCGGGDISTDRWDSDEHLDGDPRRALPSGLICKARHEVMSVMDGPAARALGYLARERWFKATWERTIPDEVEDDPWPDGVPVQMTDVPVGIARTEPKWSGRQEVRESEALHLESIRRAKRLIYIENQYFTSPVIAAALAERLAEVDGPQVIVISTAKSPSWFDSMTMDTARAEVLHRLEQADKYNRFFAFAPLTADGDRIIVHAKVTIIDDRLLRIGSTNLNNRSMGLDTECDIAAEPVDAAGRAFITAHRHRTIAHWLGVATEDYAAVEGVFGSVGQAICNFEADRLKPLGSEPPTRIQRMFAEWQLGDPTSSSDAWRPWKRLNRSQRTRPASEGGHAPG